The following coding sequences lie in one Pseudorasbora parva isolate DD20220531a chromosome 18, ASM2467924v1, whole genome shotgun sequence genomic window:
- the LOC137047055 gene encoding zinc finger protein 420-like, translating to MEFEEEPCRIKDEETEEQIDVMKVNEDKRHQFQNNIENGDGNTVISQTKMNSTPKEVKGSFTCSECGKSFTCKVTLKSHMRIHTGERPFACSQCGNSFMYKGHLKKHMRIHTGEKPFTCSQCGNSFIYKGHLKRHMRIHTGEKPFTCSQCGKSFTEKSYLNDHLHCHSGVRSFSCDQCEKTFASPSSLRQHLKVHAGVKPHICSFCGKGFSRLYSLKVHESIHTGVRPFMSFDCEKTIGTSCDLKAHQRIHTGEKPYQCSHCGKSFTQSSSLKTHEKKHCLKASKAVLPLQDLSPGTRDFRVTLPCDGLIDINTPGGDGPRGPPEGGPLPRRGAPEQSTLAPLRLQGIRILNYIDDWLILAHTEQMAVQHLDAVLAHMSKLGLTGVGRHGTGVAEAAPVRISPDCSASRSSGEGKPGRGQCTSSGSVLADQNLVFGPSISPGRLSYGDSDQEGSPLSGGRETPASPPRVMETVALASEGARLLEEGLSTEVVETILHSRAPSTRKLYALKWRLFSAWCRERQLDPVNCPESVQQRETGRRKAEDDGAKELKTSWMYSGDLKRKKTAVKIKCRSFCSKSDAFTLRRSSSRRNYYDTIVKMEFKEEPCRIKDEETEEQTDPKEVNEDKFQKLHLKNEEEKAVVSKTEEHFTQEQAGESGVKGFSTCSECGMFYVHKSDLKKHMKSHTGENLFTCTQCGKSYIHKKNLNEHMRLHTGERPFTCTQCGKSFTYKRNLSDHLRCHTGVKSFSCDQCEKTFVSVQNLRSHLKVHTGLKPHICSFCGKSFSLLKNLQDHQTIHTGVRPHTCFDCGKSFSTSSNLKSHQRIHTGEKPYKCSECVKTFSFLKNLQVHQRIHTGIRPYMCGDCGNTYTTSSALKIHQRIHTGEKPYKCSLCKKSFTQPGHLIDHKRVHTGVRPYVCFDCGNSFTTSSALKMHQRIHTGEKPYKCSHCGKSFSQSGHLKDHERVHTGEKPHQCSSCGRRFTFSSNLQTHKKTHCCLSE from the exons ATGGAGTTTGAGGAAGAACCCTGCAGAATAAAAGATGAAGAGACAGAGGAACAAATAG ACGTGATGAAAGTAAATGAAGACAAAAGGCATCAGTTTCAAAATAATATAGAAAATGGAGATGGCAACACAGTCATTTCACAGACTAAAATGAATTCCACCCCAAAAGAAGTCAAAGGATCTTTCACCTGCTctgagtgtggaaagagtttcacatgTAAAGTAACTCTTAAGAGTCACATgaggattcacactggagaaagaCCTTTTGCATGCTCTCAGTGTGGGAATAGTTTCATGTATAAAGGACACCTTAAGAAACATATGAGGATTCATACTGGAGAAAAACCATTCACTTGCTCCCAGTGTGGGAATAGTTTCATATATAAAGGACACCTTAAGAGACATATGAGGATTCATACTGGAGAAAAACCGTTCACTtgctctcagtgtggaaagagtttcactgaGAAAAGCTATCTCAATGATCATCTGCACTGTCATTCTGGAGTGAGATCATTCAGCTGTGATCAGTGTGAGAAAACATTTGCTTCGCCATCAAGCTTAAGACAACATCTTAAAGTTCATGCTGGTGTGAAGCCTCACATTTGTTCTTTTTGTGGAAAGGGTTTTTCAAGACTGTACTCTTTAAAAGTGCATGAGAGTATTCATACTGGTGTGAGACCTTTTATGTCCTTTGACTGTGAGAAGACCATCGGTACATCGTGCGACTTAAAAGCACAccagagaattcacactggagagaaaccgtacCAGTGCTCACactgtgggaagagtttcaccCAATCATCTAGTCTAAAGACTCATGAGAAAAAGCATTGCCTGAAGGCCTCTAAAGCCGTGCTTCCACTGCAGGATCTTTCCCCAGGAACGAGGGACTTTAGGGTG ACTCTCCCCTGTGACGGCCTCATCGACATCAACACGCCGGGCGgagacggtccccgcgggccacccgagggtggtccgcttccccgtcggggggctcccgagcagtcaa ctctggcgccgttgcgtctgcagggcatccgcatactcaaTTACATAGACGACTGGTTGATCTTAGCTCACAccgagcagatggcggttcagcatctcgatgctgttctcgcacacatgtcgaaattggg CCTCACTGGGGTTggacgccatggtacaggagtggccgaggctgcccctgtacgcatttcccccgattgttctgcttccaggagttctggagagggtaagCCGGGACGGGGCCAgtgtacttctagtggctccgttctggccgaccagaatctggttttcggacctagtatctctcctggaaggctctcctatggagattccgaccaggagggatctcctCTCTCAGGCGGGAGGGAGACTCCTGCATCCCCGCCCAGAGTTATGGAAACTGTGgccctggcctctgagggggccaggctcctagaggagggtctctcgactgaggtcgttgagaccatcctgcactccagagctccatccacgaggaagctgtacgctctaAAATGGAGACtgttctcagcatggtgcagagaacggcagttggacccagttaactgcccg GAGTCTGTCCAGCAGAGGGAGACAGGCAGAAGGAAAGCTGAAGATGACGGAGCTAAAGAGCTCAAAACAAGCTGGATGTACAGTGGTGATCTAAAGAGGAAAAAGACAGCAGTTAAAATCAAATG CCGTTCATTCTGCTCTAAATCTGATGCTTTCACACT aagaagaagcagcagcaggagAAACTATTATGATACAATTGTAAAGATGGAGTTTAAGGAAGAACCCTGCAGAATAAAAGATGAAGAAACAGAGGAACAAACAG ATCCGAAGGAAGTGAACGAAGACAAGTTTCAAAAACTTCACCTCAAAAATGAAGAGGAAAAAGCAGTTGTTTCAAAGACTGAAGAGCATTTCACACAAGAACAAGCTGGAGAATCTGGAGTCAAAGGATTTTCTACCTGCTCAGAGTGTGGAATGTTTTATGTGCATAAATCAGACCTTAAGAAACACATGAAATCTCACACTGGCGAAAATCTGTTCACAtgcactcagtgtggaaagagttacaTACATAAAAAGAATTTAAATGAGCACATGAgacttcacactggagaaagACCGTTCACCTGCAcccagtgtggaaagagtttcacttaCAAAAGAAATCTCAGTGATCATCTGCGCTGTCACACTGGGGTGAAGTCTTTCAGCTGTGATCAGTGTGAGAAAACATTTGTTTCTGTCCAAAACTTAAGATCACACCTTAAAGTTCATACTGGTTTGAAGCCTCACATTTGCTCCttttgtggaaagagtttttcaCTACTAAAAAATTTACAAGATCATCAGACCATTCATACTGGTGTGAGACCTCATACATGCTTTGACTGTGGGAAAAGTTTTAGTACATCAAGCAACTTAAAATCACAccagagaattcacactggagagaaaccgtacAAGTGCTCAGAATGTGTAAAGACTTTTTCATTTCTAAAAAATTTACAAGTTCACCAGCGTATTCATACTGGTATAAGACCATATATGTGCGGTGACTGTGGGAATACCTACACTACATCCAGTGCCTTAAAAATACAccagagaattcacactggagagaaaccgtacAAGTGCTCACTCTGTAAGAAGAGCTTCACTCAGCCAGGACACCTGATAGATCATAAAAGAGTTCATACTGGTGTGAGACCTTATGTGTGCTTTGACTGTGGGAATAGCTTCACTACATCCAGTGCCTTAAAAATGCAccagagaattcacactggagagaaaccgtacAAGTGCTCAcactgtggaaagagtttctctCAGTCAGGACACCTGAAAGATCATGAGAGAGTTCATACTGGAGAAAAGCCACACCAGTGCTCTTCATGTGGGAGGAGATTCACCTTCTCCTCTAATCTACAGACTCATAAGAAAACGCATTGTTGTCTAAGTGAGTGA